The following DNA comes from Novosphingobium sp. THN1.
ATCGTGCTCGAAGGCCGGGGCGGCAGGCCCGCCATCACGGTACGTTCGATCAACCGCCAGGGCGTGACCCTGCGCTTCCACGCCGGATCGGGCATGCACCTCGACGCCCTCCTCGAACTGGCGCGCGACGCGCTCGAACAGCTCGAGGACGAGGGGCGGAGCATCCTGCTCTGATGGAAAACGGGGGGAGGACAGCGGCGTCAGGAAAGTGTTTCCCCGGGGAAACACTTTTCGCACACGTGCCTTCCCTCTCGATCCGGACCAATGTTTCCCCGGGGAAACGAGGCGGAGCCGAGTTCAGCGCAGCTAAACATTTTTTGCAGAGGGTCCTTCGTCAGCCTCAGGCTGCGCGGAATTTGGGGTGGTGGCTGCAGGAACGGGCTCTTCCCACACCCTCACCGCCCCCCTCACCGCTCATCCTGAGCTGGTTGAAGGATGCCCAACGCGACCTTGCGTCCACGGTGTTTCCCCGGGGAAACATCTCAACCACGCACCGATAGATCTCACACCCCAAAAATGTTTCCCCGGGGAAACACTCGCGAAAGCCCCCTCCCCTTGAACCGCGCCAAGCCCACCCGGGCCACACCTTCGGGCGACCAGTTCGACCTGTTCCTGCCCTATGTGGCGGACATGCCGATGCGCGATCAGCGCGAGATGATGGAGCGGCCGTTCTTCAGCCTTGCCAAGTCGAAGCGCGTCAAGCCGATCGACTACACCTCCCCGATGGCAAGCTGTGGGTCCACGTCTCGGCCAGCCCCGACTATGGCATGGCGACGATCTGGGACGCCGACATACTGATCTATTGCGCCAGCGTTCTGGCCGACATGGCGCGGCGCGGCGTGAACGATGTGCCGCGCAAGTTGAACCTGATGCCCTACGACCTGCTGCGCGCCATCGGCAGGCCGACGACCGGGCGCGCCTACGAACTGCTGGGGCAAGCGCTTGACCGTCTGGTGGCGACCACGATCAAGACCAATATCCGCGCCGAAAACAGGCGTGAGGCGACCTTCTCCTGGCTCGATGGCTGGACGCAGCTGGTCGATGAAAAGACCGAACGCTCGCGCGGCATGACGATCGAGCTGTCCAACTGGTTCTGGGAAGGCGTGATGATGAAGGGCGGCGTGCTGTCCATCGACCGCGCCTATTTCGACATCACCGGCGGGCGCGAACGCTGGCTCTACAAGGTGGCGCGCAAGCACGCGGGCGGGGCAGGGGAGGAGGGCTTTGCCATCTCCATGCCGACGCTGTTCGAGAAGTCCGGCGCCGAGGGCGAATACCGCCGCTTCAAGTTCGAGATCCTCAAGCTGGCCGAGAAGGACGCGCTGCCGGGCTATGGCCTCAGCGTCGAGACCGCCAAGGGCGGCGAGCCGATGCTGCGCATGCGCCGGATCGACGGGAAGGACGGCGCGGGCGAGGTGGGGCAGGGGACTGGCGGCGTGGTACGACAGCCCGAGGCAGAGCGCGCTTCGGCACCGTCCACCAGCAGCAAGTCCGCAGAACCCGCACCTGTCGGCGGTACCTCGCCCTCGGGTGTTTCCCCGGGGAAACATTCTTCTCCGACCCAAACCTTCGATGCCTCGTCCCTGATCCGCAAGGCCGTGAAGGGCCTCAGCGACAATGCCAATCGCGGGTTCATGACGGACGAGACCATCGCCCACTTGCGCGAGACCTGCCCGGGCTGGGACCTTCACGCGCTCCACGCCGAGTTCGAAGGCTGGGTCAATGCCGACGCCGCGCGGCTTCCGGCCAACTGGCAGAAGGCCTTCATCGGCTTCGTCAAGCGCCACCACGAGAAGCACGGCCACACCCTGCGCCGCTGATGGCCCGCCTGTGACCACGCCGGTCACCGCGCATGCCGTTCCGAAAATGTCGTGTTCGTCAGGTGCGTCCGTTCCCGAAGTGTCGGGCATGGTAGCAGGGTGTTTCTCGCGGATTTTGCGCAAGGTCGCTTATCCACCGAATTTGAACCTCCTTGTTGGAGTTCTGTTGGAAAGTGATTCAATCCCACCACCCCACCGCACCCCTGATCCGGTCCATCGATCCATCGGGAACGCGCCTGTCCGGACTTTCGACCTATCGGGAACGCCCTTTCGATCCATCAGGAACGCAGCGCCGATCCATCGGGAACAGTTCGCCGACACTCCGGGAACGCGGGAGAGGGCGCGAATCGCGGCGAAATGGCGAGTCGGGGCAGGGCGCGGGGCGCTTAACCTGTCTAACCCTATCTAAAGGCCTCTAACCCTTGGGGAAGCTTCGCTTTGTTTGGAAGATAATGGGATGGGGTCCTGAGGCGCTGGCCTCAGTAGAGATCGGCAGCGAAGGGGGCGGCGGCGATCGGGGTGCAGGCGTAGGGCTCGAACATCCCGTTGGAGCGGGCGAGGCCGCCGCTTTCGAGCTGACGCAACAGCTTGCCCGCGCCGGCCTTGGTCATGCCGAGGGCCCGGCCGAGCTGGGCCGGGGTCAGCTCGCCCAGACTGACGAGCAATGCCCAGGCACTCCCGAGCCGGGAATGCGAGCGCAGCTGCGGGAACTGGCCCGCGAAACGGCGCGTGGCCTGCCAGATGCGGTCAAGATCGCGGGCGGCCTCGAGCATGGCCTTGAGCAGACCGTCGCTGGCGGCATCGCGCCGCTTGGCCGCGGAGAGATCGGCCCGGAACAGGCGGCGGCGGGCCAGGCCAGGCAGGGGAATTGGCGGGACGCAAAGCGCGAGGGCTTCGGGACGGGTCAGGGCGAGGAGGTTGATCGCCCAGCACGGGCTGAGCGCGGTGGCGCCGAGCGCGTCTTCGCCCGCGCCCAGCGAGTAGCGGTGGTGCTCGATCAACGCGAGGAGACGCTCCAGCGGGTCTGTGGGCAGGCGATCGCTTGCGAGTGTGGCGATGACCGCTTCGAGCTGGGGAAGGCTCTGTGCCTCGATTGTGGCGGCCTGGCGGGCCTCTGCAGCCAAGGGGGCGACGGCGATGCGCCGGACGGTGCGCACGGCCTCTGCCAGCGGCGAGGCAGGCGAGGGGAGGGTGCGCGCGACGAGGCCGAGGAAAGCATCGCGCTCTGCCGCACATTCCGCGCCGACGAGCCGGGCGCCGAGCGTGATGCCGCGATCCTCGCGATAGGCTGCCCAGGCTTGCGAGAGCTGCCGAAGCGCCAGCGATTGCTGCATTTCCGGGGTGTAGAGCCCTGCCGGGCCGAGGTGCGTGCGGACCAGCGCGTCAAGCTGGCCGCGGCGGAAGGCGAGGGTGAGGCGGGAGGGATCGTATGCCACGGCAGGGGCAAGGGTTAGCGCGGCAAATCGCATGCGTCAACGAAAGGGATACCAAACTTGGACTTTGGTATCCTATCATGATGACCGGATTTGCCGGAAAATCAGGGCCTGACGCGCCACCCGTTTCGCTGCGCCGCCAGCTCCTCTTCGGCGCTCAACGCGGGGCCGTTCGCCATGGCCTGCGCGGCGGCAAGGACGTCGCCCGCGCTGCTGGCCTGACGGTACTGCCCGGAGGGCGCGCCGGAGTTGGTGCCGGAGTTGGTGCCGGAGCCCGTGACTGGGCTGCGGTTGCGCAATTGCCAGCCTTGCGCATCGCGGCAGGCGATGGCGGCGCCGGCAGCGCGTTCGAAGGCCCGGCAATAGGCGCCGCCTGCATCGCGGAAGCTGAGCAGGACGCGCACCGGGGCATCGGCACTCTGGCGGCCGACGAGCTGGCTATCGAGCGCGCTGGCGAGCTGGGCGTCGGCATAGCCTGCCCGGTCTGCATCGCCAGGCGGACGCAGGGTGAGGGCAAGGACCAGCGAGGCCGCGAGCGCGGGGCCGGCGAGCCATGCCCAGCGCGGCGGGCCCTTGCGGCGGGCGCGGGCCTCGGCAAGGCTAACCACCTTGTCCTGCGGGGCCTTCAGCAGCGCGGCGAGGTGATCGGGCACCGGCTCGGCCGTAATCGGCGCGAAATGGGCGCCGAGGCGATTGGCGAGAGCGCGGTGAGCGGAAACTTGCCGTTCCAGCGCCGGGTCAGCGGCGATGGCGGCGGCCACGCGGGCGTGATCGGCTCCTTCGAGCTGGCCATCGGCAAAGGCGGCGATTTCTTCGGGGGTGGGGTTCATGCCGCTTCTCCCAGCAGGGTCATCAGGGCATCGCGCCCGCGCACCAGGCGCGAATTGAGCGTGCCGACCGGGCAGCCGACGATTTCCGCCGCTTCCTTGTAGGACCAGCCTTCGACCATCACCAGCAGCACCGCCTCGCGCTGTTCATCGGGCAGGCGGGCGAGCGCGCGATCCATGTCGGCCAGTTCAACGCGTGCTTCCTGCCCGCCCGAGGCGCCGACGCCAAGGCCTGCGTCCTCGACCACGAAGGTTTCGCTGCGGCGCGTGCGGGCGCGGATTTCGTCGATCCAGATATTGCGCATCATCCTGTACATCCAGCTGTCGAGCCGCGTGCCCTGCTGCCACTTGCTGCGCGAGCGCAGGGCGCGTTCGATGGTCATCTGGCAAAGATCGTCGGCCTCGCCCGTATCGCGCGACAGCCCGGCGGCAAAGCGCCGCAGACGCGGAAGCAGTGCAAGGATGCCATCGGCGAAGGGATCGGCCAGTGTCGTTACCTTTCTGATGGATAGAACGGGTGGCGTCGTTCGTTTAATCCCCAAGACAGCGATAATATGGCAATAATTCCATGAACATGAAACGCCTGACCCTTTCCCTGATCGCACTGGGTGCCGTGGCGACGCCGCTGGGCGCGCAATTGGCGCTTCCTGACATGGGGCAGGGGGCGGCGGGGCGCACGCTGGGCGGAATTGGCGGCACGCTGGGCGATACGGTTGGCGATCTGGGGGGCCAGACAGTCGGCCAGACCGTAGGCAGCGTCACCCGGACTGTGCGGGGCCTTGCGCAGGCGCGGCTGGACCGGCTCGACAGGCTGGCGCGCGCCAACCGCAAGCTGATCGAGAAGGATGCTGCGGGCGATCTGGCCCGGCGGGGGGAACTGCTGCTGATGGACGGCGGTGCAGATGCCATTGCCACGGCGCAGCGCGCAGGCTTTGTCGTGCTTTCGCGCGAGCGGCTGGACGATCTTGGGGTTGAAGTGGTGCGGCTGGCGGTGCCTTCGGGCATGGGGCTGGCACGCGCGCAGGGCGTGCTGGCGCAGGCGCTGCCGGGGGCGACGATATCCGCCGATACGCTGCACTTTCCGGGCGGCACTGCGTCGGGCAGGGCAGGGGACGCGGCGGGGGCGTAACAAGGGCCATGCCGCCGATTGCCACGCCCGTTGGCGTGATCGACGGGGGCGCGACGCCGGCGCTGAAACCTGCCGAAATGCGCGGCTTTGCGCGTGGTGCGCCCAAGGCCAGCGATCATGGCAGCGCGGTGACCTCGCTGCTGCAGTTCGCCGGGGTGCAGCGCGTGCTGGTGGCCGATGTCTATGGCAGTGACCCGGCGGGCGGCAACGCGCTGGCCGTGGCCCGGGCGCTCGACTGGCTGGTCGGCAAGGGGGTGAAGGTGGTCTCCGTCAGCCTCGTTGGCCCTGCCAACCCGCTGCTGGCGCGGGCGGTGGCGGCAGCGCAGGGCAGGGGCGCGGTGATCGTGGCCGCGGTGGGCAACGATGGCCCCGCCGCGCCGCCTTCCTATCCTGCATCCTACCCCGGCGTGATCGCGGTGACCGCGGTGGACGGGCGCAACCGCGCGCTGATCGAGGCGGGGCGGGCGCTGCATCTCGACTATGCCGCGCCGGGGCCGACATCGCGGCGACCAATGCGGCGGGCCGGCGGGTGAAAGTGCGCGGCACGTCGTTTGCAACGCCGCTGGTGGCATCGCGCGTGGCGCTGAAATGGGGCGCAGGCATGGGGCCGAAGCTCGATGCCGAGGCGATCGATCTGGGCGCGCGCGGGCCGGATGGCACTTATGGGCGCGGGCTGCTGTGCACGATCTGCCGGCCTGCCCGATAAAAAATCGAAAAAATGCAAAAGGCGTGAATTAAACCGGACAGCCCATCCGTTTTCCTTTGTGAGAGGCCGTTGCGAGAGGCGGCCCTGCAGAGATTGAGGAAAGGAAATCACGATGCGCAAGTTCCTGATCGCTTCGACCGCCATGCTGATCGCGCTGGCTCCTGCCGCACAGGCCCAGATCCTTGGGGGCGGGGGCATCGGCGGTGGATTGGGTGGATCGCTGGGCGGCACGCTTGGCGGCTCGATCGGTGGTGGTTCAATCGGTGGCAGCACCATTGGCCGGACCATGGACAGCGTCGACAGCACGACGCGCAGCACTGTCCGCAGCACCACGCGCGGATCGGCTGATGCCACGGGCCGGGCTTCGGCCAGCAAGTCGGTCGACCGCAAGAGCGGCAAGGTTGGCGCGCAGGGCAGCGCCGACGGTTCGCTGACCGGCAGCCTTGGCCAGACGCTTGGCAGCCCGGTCGGAATGACCGGCACCCGCGCTTCCGGCTCGGCAACGGGCGGGGCTTCGGGCGGGGCGAATGCGCAACTGATCGGCACCGATGCCGTGCGTTCGACCGCTGGCGACGTGGCGGGGACGTCCCGCAGCACGGCGCGCGGGGCGGTTGACGGCACCCGCAGCACAGCGGGTGCGCTGGCGACGACGGGGCGCAGCGTGGCGGGCTCTGCCGCCGGCATGGCGAGCGGTTCGGCGAGTGGCGCGGCCAATGGCGCGCTTTCGGGCGGTGCGGGATCGCTGGCGCTGGCCGGCAGCGCAGCGTCTTCGGCGCAAGGCGCGTTCTCGCTCAGCAAGGGGATGAGCGTGCTTGGCCCGATGGCGAGAAGATCGGCAAGATCCGCGAGGTGATCGCCGACAGCCGCGGGCGGGTGCAGTCGCTGCTGGTCAAGGTCGATGGGCAAAAGGCCCTGCTGCCCGCCGCCAACTTCAGCGGCAGCGGGAACGCCGTCGTCTCGGCCATGGGCGAGGGCCAGATCAAGCGCGTGGCGCAGCAGCAGGACGCCGCCGCGCAGGATTGATGTAAAGGCAGGCAAAACACGCTGAAGGCGCGGTCCCGGGGAAGGACCGCGCCTTTTTTGCGTGGGGGGCGTGGCCGGATCGGTGCAAGCTGCGTTTGCTCTGGCCGGAAGGGCATGGCATCGTGGCAATCCGATGGTGGTGAGGGGGATGGCGCTTGTTGGCAATGATTTCAAGGGTTTGGCGCAAGTCAGGCGAGTGCGGCGGGCGGGTGTTCCTGCCGTTGCTGCCGTTGCTTGCGGCGGCTGGGGCGGCTCCTGCGCAGGCCAGCACTTATACCGAGGAAGAAGTCGTCTGTCCGGTCGGCGGCGAAAAGTTCACGCGGATGGCGCTGATGTCGATCTCGACCTGGGGTGCGCTGCCGGATGGAATGCCTTTGGGTTCGGGCCGGTTTCCGGTGGAATTGCCGCAGTGCCCATCGAACGGGCTGGTGATGTACCGCGACTTCACGCCCGAGGAAGTGGCGCGGCTTGTGCCCTTCATCGCGAGCGAGGGTTACAAGGCGCTACGCAGCGCAGGCGAGACGCCGCGCTATCTGGCCTATCGCACCGCTCAGTTTCTGGGCGACAAGGATCTGCACTGGTGGTTGCTGGAAGCAAGCTGGGAGGCGAAGAACGACGATCCGGCAGGCGAACGGGCGCGGCGTTACAATACGGAATTCGTCGAGGCGGCGCGGCTGGTGAAGCCGGATGCGGGGAACCTCGAAGCCATTGCTGCGCGATTCCGGCTTGCGAACGGTTTGCGCGAACTCGGCAGCTTTGATGAGGCCGAGGCGGTTCGGGTGAGCATCGTTATTTCGCCCAAGGCTGGCGGGAAGGGCAAGGAGGCTCGGGAAAACCGGACTGCGTGGGCCGGCATGATTGCCGATCTGGCAGGACCGATCGCGCGAAAGGAGACGAGCCGCACCCCCATCGACATGCTGGGTGTGCGCGAAGCGGCGGGGCTCTGCCTGCGCAAGGAGATCGCCGCGAAGTTCGAGGAACCGCCACCGCCACCTCTGACGGCGTTCGAGCAGGAGTATTGCGCGGGGCCGAAGCTCAGCGAGCCGATCAAGGAGCGGCGCAAGTGGCTGCTTGAGGAGGAGTAGCGGGCAGGGCACGGTTTCGTCTTGCCCCTCCGTCAGCGCTGCGCGCTGCCACCTCCCCGTTTGTGCTGCGCAAAAACAGGGAGGATCGAAAAGGCACTTGTCCTCCCTGTTTTCACGAAGTGCAAACGGGGAGGTGGCAGCCGTCTTAGCGGCTGACGGAGGGGTTCTTACCGCGCATCCTCGAGGATCAGTTCCGCCGCGCGTTCGGCCACGGCCATGGCGGGACCGTTGGTGTTGCCGGAGACGGGGGTGGGCATGATCGAGCAATCGACCACGCGCAGGGAGTCGATGCCGTGGACGCGGGCGCGGGTGTCGGTGACGGAGGTGGTTTCATCGGTGCCCATGGCGCAGGTGCCGGTGCCGTGGAGGCCAACCTCGACCATCTTGGCAAGCTCGGCCAGGATCGCGGCCTCGTCCTGCACGTCAGGGCCGGGCATGCGTTCGGTGCCGATGAAGGCTTTCAGCGGTTCGGACCCGGCGATGGCGCGGAACAGGCGGAAGAGTTCGAGGCTCTTGGCCTTGTCCGACGGATCGGACCAGATCGCGGCATCAGCCACCGGCGCATCGCGGAAGTTCGGCGAGGTGAGGCGGATCGAGCCGCGGCTCTTGGGGCGCAGGTGGTAGCCCGAGAAGGTGAGGCCGGGATTGGGGGTGAGCGGGCTGCCGGGGCGGGCGGCCATCTCGTTCACCGTGCGCATGGCGAAGGGCGCGGCGCCGACCTGCAGGTCGGGCCAGTCCTCGGGCGTGCCTTCGCTGGCGACCAGGCCGGTGATCGGCATGCCGACGCGGGCGAGGTGGCCGGTGCCGGTGAGGAAATACTGCAGGGCATTGCGATAGAGCCGCCAACCGAAGAATTCGCGGTTGGTGCCCGGGTGGTTCGCAAGGTCGAACGAGACGCCGAACTTGGTGTGATCGGACAGGTTCTGGCCGACGCGGGCAAGGTCCTTGATCACCGGGATGCCAAGGGCCTGCAGCGTGGCGCCGGGGCCGACGCCCGAGAGCTGGAGCAGCTGCGGCGAGCCATAGACGCCGGCGGAGAGGATGACTTCCTTCGCGGCGGTGAGGGTGCGCTCTTCCCCATGGGCTTCGGTGACGACGCCAGTGGCGCGGCCGCCCTCGATGGTGACGCGCTTTACCGCCGTGTGCTGCGCAATGGTCAGGTTGTGGCGGCCGAGGATCGGCATGACGAAAGCCTTGTACGAGCTTTCGCGCACGCCCTTGCGATCGACGGTGTACTGGCTGCGGCCGACGCCCTGCTTGCCCGGCGTGGTGATATCGTCGAGCCAGGGCATACCCTGCGTGCCGAAGCCGGCCACCAGCGCATCGAGCACCGGCGACTGGTAGGTCGAGGCAGTGACCTGCAGTTCACCACCCTGGCCTCGGCCGGGATGCGCGCCGGGATCGCGATAGTCCTCGAACTTCCTGTAGCAGCGGGCGATTTCATCCCAGCCCCAGCCCGACAGGCCGTGGTCGGTCCAGCTGTCGAAGTCCTTGGGCATGCCGGTGAGATACCAGGTGCCGTTGATGGCCGAGGAGCCACCCATGCCGCGCCCATAAGTGTGGATGCCGCCGCGCATGCCGGGGCGCGGTTCTGTCTGGTAGACGCGGAAGTAATCGGGGTTACCCATCATCTTGATGAAGCCGCCGGCCATCTTGATGAAGGGGTGCTGGTTGTCGCCACCGTCCTCGATCAGCAGGACGCGGTTTTGCGGATTGGCGCTGAGGCGGTTGGCCAGCACGCAGCCTGCCGAGCCCGCGCCCACGATGATGTAATCGAATTCCGCCATGACCCTCTGGCACCTGTCCCTGAATTAGAATAGAACTGAAGTTCTCTTTTTATCTGCACAGGCCTTGACCCGCTGTCAAGCGACGATTAGAAGAACCATTCTAATTATCGGGAGAGCAATCGTGCTGCCAGTCGAACGGGTGATCGGGGAAGAAGGACTTGCCGCTACGGCAAGCGGGCTGAAGCTGGCGATGCGCCTGCCATGGTATCGCTCGCTGCCGTTTTCGGTGGTCGAAGTGGGGCCGCTGTCGGTGGGGGGCGAAGCTGTGGACCTGGCTGACGCGCTGATCGAATACAACGGCCAGCAATGGCCGCTGGCGGAGAATGGCGAGAAGGTGGACACCTTCTGGTTCATCCGTGATTCGGCGTTTCTGGTGCTGCCTTCGCTGAGCGCGGAGGTGGGCGAAACCCGCGAGGTTTCGCTGAACCTGTTCATCAGCCCGCCCTACATTCCGGGCATGCGGCGCACCAATCCGCAGACCTCCACGCTCACTGTCGAAGCTGCCTGAGAGAGGACCGGCAATCATGACCACGACCGCAACCGGCCCGCAGACCGGCGTTACGCTCTATTCCTTCACCAACGAGTACCTGACCCGCCAGTTTGAACTCGATACGCTGCTGGCTGAAGTGGCCAAGCGCAATCTGGGCCCCAACATCGAGATCATCGGCTTCCAGAACTTCCGCGAGTTTCCGGATGTTTCGGACAAGTTCGCCGAAGAGTTCAAGCAGATGATCGCCGATACGGGCCTCAACCCGGTTTCCTGCGCGATCAACTCCGACCGCTTCCTCAAGCCCGGCGCGCAGCCGATCGAGGATGCCGCGCTGGTGGAATACCACAAGCGCCAGCTGCGTTCGGCCAAGAAGATGGGCTTCAGCCTGGTGCGCTACCAGTTTGCGCTGCCGGTGCACCTGCTGCCGGAAATCGCACCCTATGCCGAGGAACTGGACATCCGCATGGGCGTGGAAGTCCACGCGCCGATGTGGGCGGGGCACCCTGCCGTGCAGGCCTATGGCGAGATGTACGACAAGCTGAACACGCCCTACCTTGGCTGGATTCCCGACTTCGGCGGCACGGCAAGCCGCATTCCGGAATCGATGCTCGATGCCGCGCGCGCCAAGGGCGCCAAGGAAGACCTGCTCGACAAGCTCAAGGAAGTCTGGCTCCAGGACGGCATGAGCCACGAGAAGGCCGGCCGCCTGCGTGAATGGGCGCTGCCCAAGGGGCATGGCCCGCTGGAAGTTCAGGCAGCGTGCCTGGCGTTCTTCATCCTTTCGAACCACGATCCCAAGAGCTGGGCTGCGCTGGTCGACCGGACCATCCACATCCACGGCAAGTTCTATGGCGTGAGCGAGGATCTGGTCGAGGAAGCGATCGATTACGACACCATCCTGCCGCTGTTCAAGGATGGCGGGTTCACCGGCACGATGGTCTCCGAATGGGAAGGCCATGCCTATGACATGCGCGATGCCTTCGAACAGGTCCGCCGCCACCAGGCGATGGCCCGCCGCATCTGGGGGAACTGAGCCATGGCATTCGAACTCTCGGTAAACCTCGAATACGGCTTCACCGAAGCGGGTGAGAAGATCGAGGACCGCATTGCCGCAGCAGCGGCGGCGGGCTTCCGCAAGGTCGAGCTGTTCCTGCTCAAGGGGCGCGATCTCGATGCGATCAAGGCGGCGCTCGATGCCCATGGCGTGCAGCTGATCAGCACGGTGGCGGACTATGTGACGCAGCTGGTCGATCCCGCCACGCACGAGGGTTTCCTCGAAGTGTTCCGCGAGGCGGCAGCGGCGGCGAAGTTCCTTGGCTGCTCGAACGTGGTGGTCACCTCCGGGCGCGGCGTGCCATGGTTGAAGCGGCCGGTGCAGCTTTCGATCTTTGCCGATGCCCTGCGCAAGATCCTGCCGATCGCCGAGGAGCTGGACGTGACGATCCTGCTCGAATCCGCCAACACCCGCCACGATCACCCCGGCGTGCTGTGCTCTACCACGCACGACAGCGTGGTGGTGGCCGACATGGTCGACAGCCCTCGCGTCAAGGTGCTCTACGACCTCTACCATTCGGTGGTCGAGGGTGAGGACCCGGAAGCCGCGCTGGCGGCGGCAATGCATCAGGTGGTGCACGTGCAGGTGGCCGATGCGCCGGGGCGCGGCGAGCCGGGCAGCGGCAAGATCTACTGGCCGGAGGCACTCGCCCGCTTCGAGCGTCTGGGCTACAAGGGCACGATCGGGCTGGAACTGCAGCCGACCAAGCCTTCGGTCGAGGCGTTTGGCTATATCCGCGGGCTTTGCGGCTGATTTACC
Coding sequences within:
- a CDS encoding anti-sigma factor; protein product: MNPTPEEIAAFADGQLEGADHARVAAAIAADPALERQVSAHRALANRLGAHFAPITAEPVPDHLAALLKAPQDKVVSLAEARARRKGPPRWAWLAGPALAASLVLALTLRPPGDADRAGYADAQLASALDSQLVGRQSADAPVRVLLSFRDAGGAYCRAFERAAGAAIACRDAQGWQLRNRSPVTGSGTNSGTNSGAPSGQYRQASSAGDVLAAAQAMANGPALSAEEELAAQRNGWRVRP
- a CDS encoding RNA polymerase sigma factor; its protein translation is MKRTTPPVLSIRKVTTLADPFADGILALLPRLRRFAAGLSRDTGEADDLCQMTIERALRSRSKWQQGTRLDSWMYRMMRNIWIDEIRARTRRSETFVVEDAGLGVGASGGQEARVELADMDRALARLPDEQREAVLLVMVEGWSYKEAAEIVGCPVGTLNSRLVRGRDALMTLLGEAA
- a CDS encoding S8 family serine peptidase, whose amino-acid sequence is MPPIATPVGVIDGGATPALKPAEMRGFARGAPKASDHGSAVTSLLQFAGVQRVLVADVYGSDPAGGNALAVARALDWLVGKGVKVVSVSLVGPANPLLARAVAAAQGRGAVIVAAVGNDGPAAPPSYPASYPGVIAVTAVDGRNRALIEAGRALHLDYAAPGPTSRRPMRRAGG
- a CDS encoding GMC family oxidoreductase, with the protein product MAEFDYIIVGAGSAGCVLANRLSANPQNRVLLIEDGGDNQHPFIKMAGGFIKMMGNPDYFRVYQTEPRPGMRGGIHTYGRGMGGSSAINGTWYLTGMPKDFDSWTDHGLSGWGWDEIARCYRKFEDYRDPGAHPGRGQGGELQVTASTYQSPVLDALVAGFGTQGMPWLDDITTPGKQGVGRSQYTVDRKGVRESSYKAFVMPILGRHNLTIAQHTAVKRVTIEGGRATGVVTEAHGEERTLTAAKEVILSAGVYGSPQLLQLSGVGPGATLQALGIPVIKDLARVGQNLSDHTKFGVSFDLANHPGTNREFFGWRLYRNALQYFLTGTGHLARVGMPITGLVASEGTPEDWPDLQVGAAPFAMRTVNEMAARPGSPLTPNPGLTFSGYHLRPKSRGSIRLTSPNFRDAPVADAAIWSDPSDKAKSLELFRLFRAIAGSEPLKAFIGTERMPGPDVQDEAAILAELAKMVEVGLHGTGTCAMGTDETTSVTDTRARVHGIDSLRVVDCSIMPTPVSGNTNGPAMAVAERAAELILEDAR
- a CDS encoding DUF6379 domain-containing protein; amino-acid sequence: MLPVERVIGEEGLAATASGLKLAMRLPWYRSLPFSVVEVGPLSVGGEAVDLADALIEYNGQQWPLAENGEKVDTFWFIRDSAFLVLPSLSAEVGETREVSLNLFISPPYIPGMRRTNPQTSTLTVEAA
- a CDS encoding sugar phosphate isomerase/epimerase, which gives rise to MTTTATGPQTGVTLYSFTNEYLTRQFELDTLLAEVAKRNLGPNIEIIGFQNFREFPDVSDKFAEEFKQMIADTGLNPVSCAINSDRFLKPGAQPIEDAALVEYHKRQLRSAKKMGFSLVRYQFALPVHLLPEIAPYAEELDIRMGVEVHAPMWAGHPAVQAYGEMYDKLNTPYLGWIPDFGGTASRIPESMLDAARAKGAKEDLLDKLKEVWLQDGMSHEKAGRLREWALPKGHGPLEVQAACLAFFILSNHDPKSWAALVDRTIHIHGKFYGVSEDLVEEAIDYDTILPLFKDGGFTGTMVSEWEGHAYDMRDAFEQVRRHQAMARRIWGN
- a CDS encoding TIM barrel protein, which encodes MAFELSVNLEYGFTEAGEKIEDRIAAAAAAGFRKVELFLLKGRDLDAIKAALDAHGVQLISTVADYVTQLVDPATHEGFLEVFREAAAAAKFLGCSNVVVTSGRGVPWLKRPVQLSIFADALRKILPIAEELDVTILLESANTRHDHPGVLCSTTHDSVVVADMVDSPRVKVLYDLYHSVVEGEDPEAALAAAMHQVVHVQVADAPGRGEPGSGKIYWPEALARFERLGYKGTIGLELQPTKPSVEAFGYIRGLCG